A part of Bombus affinis isolate iyBomAffi1 chromosome 12, iyBomAffi1.2, whole genome shotgun sequence genomic DNA contains:
- the LOC126922746 gene encoding adenosine 5'-monophosphoramidase HINT1 has product MRLLLNLAINSYKRLPYFNANLSHHTPCWRKMATEVEKAQTAAPSEDTIFGKILRKEIPCNFIYEDDQCVAFHDINGQAPVHFLVIPRKPIPQLSTAEDGDETLLGHLMIVARKVAKQQGLNDGFRLVINDGKHGAQSVYHLHLHVLGGRQMKWPPG; this is encoded by the exons ATGAGACTGCTTTTAAATCTCGCTATAAATTCATATAAACGTCTACCATATTTCAATGCTAATCTATCACATCATACTCCATGCTGGAGAAAAATGGCTACCGAAGTTGAAAAGGCTCAAACTGCAGCTCCGTCAGAAGATACTATTTTCGGGAAGATACTGCGTAAAGAAATACCTTGTAATTTCATTTACGAGGATGATCAG TGCGTTGCATTTCATGACATTAACGGCCAAGCACCGGTGCATTTCCTGGTGATTCCACGAAAACCAATTCCGCAACTTTCAACTGCCGAAGACGGGGACGAAACTTTGCTGGGTCATTTAATGATAGTTGCTCGTAAGGTAGCGAAGCAACAAGGTCTCAATGACGGATTTCGTTTAGTCATCAACGATGGCAAGCATGGTGCACAATCGGTCTATCATTTGCATCTACATGTTCTTGGAGGTCGTCAAATGAAGTGGCCGCCTGGTTAA
- the LOC126922709 gene encoding cyclin-dependent kinase 4-like isoform X2 — MAGTSRRPSSELGPDLSSPTPPKKSKFSEASIEGTSEKEHDLSTEKLENVEKLTSTSSLPKNTIELIPGSESETNPFQITEESLDSTKQLIQTNLEGPANVKAGSSKEGQFGSFETIIQMKYSGQEELSGSSSKRSESDSDVQIQTSLLGEDASYQELSLIGNGAYGTVYKAKDLNTGQVVALKKVRVPLTADGLPTSTLREIATLKQLERFEHPHIVRLLDVCQGNYLHLPSADGVSERLDRGLTLWLVFEHVERDLASYMSSCSESGIPSHLLKQMSQEILKGVEFLHSHRIIHRDLKPQNLLVSREGRIKIADFGLAKTYDFEMRLTSVVVTQWYRAPEVLLGCSYATAVDIWSVGCILAELSILEPLFPGTSEGDQLDRIFRTIGTPPYEEWPENVSLSWTAFPYRVPKPLESIIPDLNEHGLDLIKSMLMFDPHRRLTAAQALRHRYFAEDDS, encoded by the exons ATGGCTGGAACGTCTCGACGTCCGAGCTCAGAGCTCGGACCTGATCTGTCGTCTCCAACACCGCCGAAGAAGTCCAAGTTCTCCGAGGCTTCGATCGAGGGAACATCCGAGAAGGAGCATGACTTGAGCACGGAAAAATTGGAGAACGTGGAGAAATTAACGAGTACGAGTTCCTTGCCCAAGAACACGATCGAATTGATACCAGGCAGCGAGTCGGAGACGAATCCTTTCCAGATCACCGAGGAATCTTTGGACAGCACCAAGCAACTGATCCAAACTAACTTGGAGGGGCCGGCGAACGTGAAGGCTGGCTCCTCGAAGGAAGGACAGTTTGGTAGCTTTGAAACGATCATACAAATGAAGTACAGTGGTCAGGAAGAACTATCTGGTAGCTCTAGCAAGAGGTCAGAATCGGATAGCGATGTACAAATTCAGACTTCCTTACTCGGCGAGGATGCATCGTATCAGGAATTGTCTTTGATCGGCAATGGAGCTTACGGTACCGTTTACAAAGCCAAAGACTTGAATACAGGACAAGTCGTAGCGCTAAAGAAAGTTAGGGTGCCGCTGACAGCAGATGGACTACCCACGTCTACATTAAGAGAAATAGCTACCTTGAAACAGCTCGAAAGATTCGAGCATCCTCATATT GTGAGACTGTTGGACGTTTGTCAAGGGAATTATCTACACTTGCCTTCTGCCGATGGGGTGTCGGAGAGGCTAGATCGAGGGTTAACTTTATGGTTGGTGTTCGAACACGTAGAAAGGGATTTAGCGTCCTACATGTCCTCCTGTTCAGAGTCAGGTATCCCGTCTCATCTGCTGAAACAAATGTCGCAGGAAATACTGAAAGGAGTCGAATTTTTACACAGTCACAGGATCATTCACAGGGATTTGAAACCACAAAATCTATTGGTATCCCGAGAGGGGAGAATAAAAATCGCAGATTTTGGATTGGCGAAAACGTACGACTTTGAAATGAGATTGACTTCTGTG GTCGTGACGCAGTGGTATCGCGCCCCGGAAGTCCTCCTGGGCTGCTCTTATGCCACCGCTGTTGACATTTGGTCTGTAGGATGCATATTAGCAGAATTGAGTATACTTGAACCTCTTTTCCCAGGTACAAGCGAAGGCGATCAACTTGATAGGATTTTCCG AACAATTGGAACTCCGCCGTATGAAGAATGGCCAGAAAATGTGTCCCTTAGTTGGACAGCTTTCCCTTATAGGGTACCAAAACCCCTTGAGTCGATAATACCTGATCTCAATGAACACGGATtagatttaattaaaagtaTGCTTATGTTTGATCCTCATAGACGATTAACTGCAGCTCAGGCTCTCAGACATCGGTATTTCGCTGAAGACGACTCGTGA
- the LOC126922709 gene encoding cyclin-dependent kinase 4-like isoform X1: protein MSRHVKIRQESTTYWRGWFPRSSLVYEPRCIGRSQNVVMAGTSRRPSSELGPDLSSPTPPKKSKFSEASIEGTSEKEHDLSTEKLENVEKLTSTSSLPKNTIELIPGSESETNPFQITEESLDSTKQLIQTNLEGPANVKAGSSKEGQFGSFETIIQMKYSGQEELSGSSSKRSESDSDVQIQTSLLGEDASYQELSLIGNGAYGTVYKAKDLNTGQVVALKKVRVPLTADGLPTSTLREIATLKQLERFEHPHIVRLLDVCQGNYLHLPSADGVSERLDRGLTLWLVFEHVERDLASYMSSCSESGIPSHLLKQMSQEILKGVEFLHSHRIIHRDLKPQNLLVSREGRIKIADFGLAKTYDFEMRLTSVVVTQWYRAPEVLLGCSYATAVDIWSVGCILAELSILEPLFPGTSEGDQLDRIFRTIGTPPYEEWPENVSLSWTAFPYRVPKPLESIIPDLNEHGLDLIKSMLMFDPHRRLTAAQALRHRYFAEDDS from the exons ATGTCGCGACACGTGAAGATAAGGCAAGAGTCAACCACTTACTGGCGGGGGTGGTTCCCCCGCAGTTCTCTTGTTTACGAACCACGGTGTATAG GTAGAAGTCAAAATGTTGTGATGGCTGGAACGTCTCGACGTCCGAGCTCAGAGCTCGGACCTGATCTGTCGTCTCCAACACCGCCGAAGAAGTCCAAGTTCTCCGAGGCTTCGATCGAGGGAACATCCGAGAAGGAGCATGACTTGAGCACGGAAAAATTGGAGAACGTGGAGAAATTAACGAGTACGAGTTCCTTGCCCAAGAACACGATCGAATTGATACCAGGCAGCGAGTCGGAGACGAATCCTTTCCAGATCACCGAGGAATCTTTGGACAGCACCAAGCAACTGATCCAAACTAACTTGGAGGGGCCGGCGAACGTGAAGGCTGGCTCCTCGAAGGAAGGACAGTTTGGTAGCTTTGAAACGATCATACAAATGAAGTACAGTGGTCAGGAAGAACTATCTGGTAGCTCTAGCAAGAGGTCAGAATCGGATAGCGATGTACAAATTCAGACTTCCTTACTCGGCGAGGATGCATCGTATCAGGAATTGTCTTTGATCGGCAATGGAGCTTACGGTACCGTTTACAAAGCCAAAGACTTGAATACAGGACAAGTCGTAGCGCTAAAGAAAGTTAGGGTGCCGCTGACAGCAGATGGACTACCCACGTCTACATTAAGAGAAATAGCTACCTTGAAACAGCTCGAAAGATTCGAGCATCCTCATATT GTGAGACTGTTGGACGTTTGTCAAGGGAATTATCTACACTTGCCTTCTGCCGATGGGGTGTCGGAGAGGCTAGATCGAGGGTTAACTTTATGGTTGGTGTTCGAACACGTAGAAAGGGATTTAGCGTCCTACATGTCCTCCTGTTCAGAGTCAGGTATCCCGTCTCATCTGCTGAAACAAATGTCGCAGGAAATACTGAAAGGAGTCGAATTTTTACACAGTCACAGGATCATTCACAGGGATTTGAAACCACAAAATCTATTGGTATCCCGAGAGGGGAGAATAAAAATCGCAGATTTTGGATTGGCGAAAACGTACGACTTTGAAATGAGATTGACTTCTGTG GTCGTGACGCAGTGGTATCGCGCCCCGGAAGTCCTCCTGGGCTGCTCTTATGCCACCGCTGTTGACATTTGGTCTGTAGGATGCATATTAGCAGAATTGAGTATACTTGAACCTCTTTTCCCAGGTACAAGCGAAGGCGATCAACTTGATAGGATTTTCCG AACAATTGGAACTCCGCCGTATGAAGAATGGCCAGAAAATGTGTCCCTTAGTTGGACAGCTTTCCCTTATAGGGTACCAAAACCCCTTGAGTCGATAATACCTGATCTCAATGAACACGGATtagatttaattaaaagtaTGCTTATGTTTGATCCTCATAGACGATTAACTGCAGCTCAGGCTCTCAGACATCGGTATTTCGCTGAAGACGACTCGTGA